A single window of Plasmodium malariae genome assembly, chromosome: 8 DNA harbors:
- the PmUG01_08029600 gene encoding conserved Plasmodium protein, unknown function, with the protein MKNLKGNIKLLTSNINIEEKKKLWLSTVKGNETTNIKGINSKSLKDVALSFFKEKNIYNEENLIVLHLFCKEKLDEYLINEELTEFLQKTFLLYEYFIEEKCNKINKKEFIENVCDCCKRLFLKNIIRYEKDILDFLLKNLINFISKYSFFHIYQSLYNIYQYQNKHFTKPREYKNEKFQFLLNIQHKEVNGEYIMINNNTFDLNAFFLLDENDEKQIREHFYERESDQYNDNNDGYDNFCTLQSVEKLEKEYTKKGKKKEVSEKPMSTKKKGTTIKNIDNPLCSNHSKCGSSETNCLQKEFTCFYLFIYFKSCFENINFYLIEKFIENYYINHNNENIYKELLLFLFLIYKNKMNNIIDRILTDTIKYSNIMNDVDIKKKKKKLLNDDETDLVDRKLYVSDCLFYFELLINIITYKNLQYENNYEYYINILKLLHENDTFQELFISSLFFVFISIEEVNTRNMVLMNFMKYHSKKYYILSKLFIHMKNVFSVIYDIDSEHIIYNRSTFNSTPNVEFVHSDKQKDSNINDSYLLHIANNIHIDKYVCLFFREIYYIISRSNMDYFCYITNLYLYIYDNIFNKIINIIYENEMNLNDNSFHICTNILRPFLFIYSDLFNNFSQKLKKKIFNERVMIYYSFIKKYLFKNMYEKTFLQKDLFYVIYQIYFLLHTLKYNFLNFLTCFITTKRKINEYLEYFLKLKVDNSKQSGGEKNVDEAINSLHDKCTDDGTQYMKHEYEVGNSALEIYEEGGKESEQRDELLENNEKEEEDSGRVYDPISPHNANTKKRNTKKSSKRPCKEGSTKESEKMGKQLSEKEQKNQMSNILNNETDDKGTCEGTNYAEDKKKRITGNIVTQNFANATGNNSICINKEEKEKMRIITFFEKNYLLLKYFKANTESTLDENYTPDFNVNDRMKENTKLKKIIVNNNIRDIKSRRNIDSKCKSKSDGKHSNSNCNNHSYNNTVPVLDEKLRFMKKLNSFFNKCKEIDEPIIELFLNNKDNVYSKILKTNLLIIKELRNIRMDILYPIFNASLVFLFDDFYFFIIQNIKLIVEEKEKKLSNHKIFLNMSFILLHILVKDVKIEKYLVSIFYMLKLTLNKLKLLKILDQTKSCDMKEIYNKNTKKFENNIKYYNIKKDKNIIKTNSQEKQEDDEKSDSLCSINERGTSLRTTNKQFIHSKSLEEKIKLYQNVFFIFLKLLQNILKVNNLYYNFKFIIYDILFSEYSNKTIIFSCLKCILDRSKLEEVYNYCIDILGSINVGKGKLEQLLKNGNNSSGIVNNTNDYDTNEKGKAVEEKKEDVEGEKREKKKIVKKQIGQKKKTNKKDNYHVNTNNHKCTNPNYSLDECKEYVSERGEENNVVEVAKQNLTNVVNPSYLSFVLLNRESLKINFFDPENVKNSRISTLYINILILYYIFSQKNKNNEKTKLYDSSIKLSIENYYNIINKLVCVLYQKNCLNAHYDTYTKYLCLKVFKRIYNLLCIQEADIYIKYLRSSDTQGNIMIYEDKKLNNIKSLKNELVHFFEYISNNEIKKYFKQNKINNIIKSKEYAFFFLNNLKCNNIILNEENFFFMINCLLFLFNIKYDKGTFYKVVCIILIEKNKNGNYILTKIISSIKKFFKLSEIFNGVRKENKKNKIRLSSDITNHSALLYIIRTTIILLLLIDYSSINGQEITNDDDSLTYSMFINDYIKKKSLKHYYTQLNFLLFRIFYNEKNLPYFFKIFFSTLYIISFKKSNDKVIYFFENVFHIREDTNLEALKGKPNEWTEERPCVRTDEGANEKETKNNHTTSNNKDLAEVNHCKGNITSHNRDTKRKYVKKENSEEDENNSISDDGKKNYHIILRNQRQTTKNLPDKNKEKSMNSPRNGESKNYIKIVYSSSSNSSSCSDSDSDVSYKINIKNNNKRKNKIASNNKKKKVKKVSSVDSTNISTVIYEQDTNKKSNDDNGEKKGNIKEEILEHPLVKQSNNKKSEENKLHTNGEKNKISQNFQFNGTLSAKILNHFLFLCKGFHEDLELKIYNGIITHLRENESDREKLKNLLRLNFSEDDKKSIKYIKKLELLNVIDTKIIFLKYIKHNLKKRKTLLSRMSDLNLNIFKYKSMFHIELDLI; encoded by the coding sequence atgaaaaacttGAAAgggaatataaaattactcacatcaaatataaatatagaagaaaaaaaaaagctgtGGTTAAGCACAGTTAAAGGGAACGAAACAACAAATATAAAGGGAATAAATAGCAAAAGTTTAAAAGATGTTGCTCTatccttttttaaagaaaagaatatttacaatgaagaaaatttaatCGTATTACACCTTTTctgtaaagaaaaattagatGAATATCTTATAAATGAAGAGCTTACAGAATTCTTGCAAAAGACATTTCtcttatatgaatatttcatagaggaaaaatgtaataaaattaataaaaaagaatttatcgAGAATGTGTGTGACTGTTGTAAgagattatttttaaaaaatattataaggtATGAGAAGGATATTTTAGatttcttattaaaaaatttaataaacttCATTAGTAAATATTCCTTCTTCCATATATACCAATcattatataacatatatcaATATCAAAACAAGCATTTTACGAAACCAcgtgaatataaaaatgaaaagtttCAATTCTTGCTTAATATACAGCATAAAGAAGTAAATGGggaatatataatgataaacAATAACACCTTTGATCtcaatgctttttttttactagaTGAAAATGACGAAAAGCAGATAAGAgaacatttttatgaaagAGAGTCCGATCAATATAATGACAATAACGACGGTTATGACAATTTTTGTACTTTGCAGAGTGTGGAAAAATTGGAAAAggaatatacaaaaaaaggtaaaaaaaaagaagtttcAGAGAAACCTATGagtaccaaaaaaaaaggtactaCAATAAAGAACATTGATAATCCATTATGCTCCAATCATAGCAAGTGTGGATCAAGTGAAACAAATTGTCTACAGAAGGAATTTAcatgtttttatttgttcatatattttaaatcttGCTTTGAGAAcatcaatttttatttgatagaaaaatttatagaaaactattatattaatcataataatgaaaatatttacaaagaattacttttatttttatttttaatatacaagaacaaaatgaataatattattgacAGAATTTTAACAGATACTATAAAATACTCAAATATCATGAACGATGtagacataaaaaaaaaaaaaaaaaaattattaaatgatgATGAAACAGATTTAGTGGATAGGAAATTATACGTGAGTGAttgcttattttattttgaactattaataaatataataacttacaaaaatttgcaatatgaaaataattatgaatattatataaacattcttaaattattacaCGAAAATGACACATTTCaggaattatttatttcgtccttattttttgttttcatcaGTATAGAAGAAGTAAATACAAGGAATATGGTGCTAATGAACTTTATGAAATATCAttcaaaaaagtattatattttatcaaaattgtttattcacatgaaaaatgttttttctgTAATATATGACATTGATAGTgaacatattatatacaacCGTAGCACATTTAACAGCACACCCAATGTAGAATTTGTGCATAGCGATAAACAAAAAGATAGTAATATTAACGACAGTTATCTTTTACATATAGCAAATAACATACATATAGACAAAtatgtttgtttattttttagagaaatatattatattattagtcGAAGTAATATGGATTATTTTTGCTATATTACCAACTTgtatctttatatatatgataacatatttaataaaatcattaatattatttatgaaaatgaaatgaatttaaatgataattcATTTCATATTTGTACAAATATTCTTAgaccttttttatttatatattcagatttatttaataatttttcccaaaaattaaaaaagaaaatatttaacgAGCGAGTAatgatttattattcattcataaaaaaatatcttttcaaaaatatgtatgaaAAGACATTTTTACAAAAGGACCTGTTCTATGTTATctatcaaatatattttcttctccACACACTCaagtataattttcttaacTTTTTAACTTGTTTCATAactacaaaaagaaaaataaatgaatatctCGAATATTTCCTGAAGCTGAAAGTTGACAATTCTAAGCAAAGTGGTGGAGAAAAAAACGTAGATGAAGCGATAAACTCTTTACATGACAAGTGTACCGACGATGGAACACAATATATGAAACATGAGTATGAAGTAGGAAATAGTGCCTTGGAAATATATGAAGAGGGAGGAAAAGAGAGCGAACAACGGGATGAACTATTAGAAAACAATGAGAAGGAGGAGGAAGACAGTGGAAGAGTTTACGACCCCATTTCCCCCCACAATGCAAATaccaaaaaaaggaatacaaAAAAGTCAAGCAAAAGGCCTTGTAAAGAGGGTAGCACAAAAGAAAGcgaaaaaatgggaaaacaATTAAGcgaaaaagaacaaaagaaCCAAATGAGTAACATACTGAATAATGAAACAGATGATAAGGGAACTTGTGAAGGAACAAATTATGcagaagataaaaaaaaaagaattactgGTAACATTGTGACGCAGAATTTTGCAAATGCGACAGGTAACAACAgtatttgtataaataaagaagagaaagaaaaaatgagaataattactttttttgaaaaaaattatctcttattaaaatattttaaggcTAATACTGAAAGTACGTTAGACGAAAACTATACACCCGATTTTAATGTAAATGATCGAATGAAGGAAAATACCAAACTGAAGAAGATTATCGTGAATAATAACATTAGAGATATCAAGAGCAGGAGAAATATCGATAGCAAATGTAAAAGCAAAAGCGATGGAAAACATAGTAACAGTAACTGTAACAACCATAGTTACAACAACACAGTCCCTGTGTTGGACGAAAAGTTAAGGTTTATGAAAAAGTTAAactccttttttaataaatgtaaagaaATTGATGAACCAATTATTGAactctttttaaataacaaagataatgtatatagtaaaattttaaaaactaatttgttaataataaaggaattaagaaatataagaatGGATATTTTATATCCTATTTTTAATGCTAGTTTAGTATTTTTGTTTGATgacttttactttttcattatacaaaatataaaattaattgtagaagaaaaggaaaaaaagttatcaaatcataaaatttttttaaatatgtccTTTATTCTATTGCACATTCTTGTGAAAGATGTAAAAATAGAGAAGTATTTAGtatccattttttatatgttaaaattaacactaaataaattaaaattactgAAAATTTTAGATCAGACAAAAAGTTGTGATATGAAagaaatatacaataaaaacaccaaaaaatttgaaaataatataaaatattataatataaaaaaggacaaaaatattataaaaactaATTCCCAGGAAAAACAGGAAGACGATGAAAAAAGTGATTCATTATGTTCGATAAATGAAAGGGGTACATCCTTAAGAACTACAAATAAACAGTTTATTCATTCGAAATCACttgaggaaaaaataaaattatatcaaaatgtattttttatttttttaaaacttttacAGAATATACTAAAAgtgaataatttatattacaactttaaatttataatatacgaTATTTTGTTTTCAGAATATTCTAATAAGACCATAATCTTTTCGTGTCTAAAGTGTATTTTAGATAGATCAAAATTAGAAGAGgtatataattattgcaTAGATATACTGGGAAGCATAAATGTAGGTAAGGGGAAACTCGAACAATTactaaaaaatggaaataatagTAGCGGGATAGTTAACAATACAAATGACTACGATACAAATGAGAAAGGGAAAGCGGTGGAAGAAAAGAAGGAAGATGTGGAGGgagaaaaaagggaaaaaaaaaaaattgtgaaaAAGCAAATTggacagaaaaaaaaaacgaacaAAAAAGACAATTATCATGTAAATACTAACAATCATAAATGCACCAATCCAAATTATTCCTTGGATGAATGCAAAGAGTATGTTTCAGAACGAGGTGAAGAAAATAATGTAGTAGAAGTAGCCAAACAAAATTTAACGAATGTAGTAAATCCTAGTTATCTATCTTTCGTTCTTTTAAATAGAGAATCTTTAaagattaatttttttgatcctgagaatgtaaaaaatagcAGGATTTCCACcttatacattaatatattaatactatattacatatttagtcaaaaaaataaaaataatgagaaaactaaattatatgatagttctataaaattaagtattgaaaattattataacattatcAACAAACTGGTTTGTGTTTTATATCAAAAGAACTGCTTAAACGCGCACTACGATAcgtatacaaaatatttgtgcttaaaagtttttaaaagaatttataatttattgtgCATACAAGAAGccgatatatatataaaatacctAAGGAGTTCTGACACACAAGGAAACATTATGATAtatgaagataaaaaattaaataacataaaaagcttaaaaaatgaattagtacatttctttgaatatatatcaaataatgaaatcaaaaaatatttcaaacaaaataagataaataatattataaaatcaaaggaatatgcatttttctttttgaataatttaaaatgtaataatattatactaaatgaagaaaattttttttttatgataaattgtttattatttctttttaatataaagtatGATAAGGGAACATTCTACAAAGTTGTatgcattattttaattgagaaaaacaaaaatggaaattacattttaacaaaaattatttcttctattaagaaatttttcaaattaagcgaaatatttaatggtgtaagaaaagaaaataaaaaaaataaaataagattgTCCAGTGACATAACAAATCACTCTGcgttgttatatattattcgaACAactataattcttttattactAATTGATTATAGTAGTATAAATGGACAAGAAATTACAAATGATGATGACTCTTTAACCTATTCGATGTTtataaatgattatataaaaaagaaatctttaaaacattattataCACAACTAAACTTTTTGCTTTTCCGTATTTTCTACAATGAAAAGAATTTACcttatttctttaaaatatttttcagtacattatacattatttcttttaaaaaatctaaTGATAAGGTGATATACTTCTTCGAAAATGTATTTCATATTAGAGAAGATACCAATTTAGAAGCTCTCAAGGGTAAACCAAACGAGTGGACAGAAGAAAGACCATGCGTTAGAACAGATGAGGGAGCAAACGAAAAAGAGACCAAGAATAATCATACAACTTCTAATAATAAGGATCTGGCCGAGGTAAATCATTGCAAGGGAAATATAACAAGCCATAATAGGGACACAAAGAGAAAGTAcgtgaaaaaagaaaattcagAAGAAGATGAAAACAACAGCATTAGTGATGATGGgaagaaaaattatcatataatattacgAAACCAAAGACAAACAACCAAAAATTTAcctgataaaaataaagaaaaaagtatgaATTCTCCTCGTAATGGTGAATCTAAgaattacattaaaatagTTTACAGTTCAAGCAGTAACTCTTCTTCATGTTCAGATTCAGATTCAGACGTGtcttacaaaataaatataaagaataataacaaaaggaaaaacaaaattgccagtaataataagaaaaaaaaagtaaaaaaggtATCTTCTGTCGATTCTACCAACATATCAACTGTAATATACGAACAAgacacaaataaaaaatcaaatgatgataatggggaaaaaaaaggaaatataaagGAAGAAATTTTAGAACATCCACTAGTAAAACaatctaataataaaaaaagcgAAGAAAATAAACTTCATACAAatggagaaaaaaataaaatttcacaaaattttcaatttaatGGTACACTCAGCGCAAAGATTTTAAATCATTtcctatttttatgtaaGGGGTTTCATGAAGatttagaattaaaaatatataatggaatAATAACACATTTACGAGAAAATGAAAGTGAcagagaaaaattaaaaaatcttTTAAGGTTAAATTTCAGTGAAGATGATAAAAAGTCcataaagtatataaaaaaattagaattattgAATGTAATTGATACAAAAATCAtctttcttaaatatataaaacataatttaaaaaaaagaaagaccCTTCTATCAAGAATGAGTGATttgaatttaaatatttttaaatataaatctaTGTTTCATATTGAGTTagatttaatataa
- the PmUG01_08029700 gene encoding conserved Plasmodium protein, unknown function, with protein sequence MKVFFFLLFLCIFCKNIISEIKELSYHEFQKMLTSGKNNQKKKYTLDSTLNIKNLKYHKDYLYVNTKNDFVLYVYAKWDADSNNLITVFREVARILTENEIKLDFYIFNIDNSKDLCNFLNICSLPVMLYVSSVHKKKYNSLLFKVLNSNKDVKISNAFRYNGDMYCYDYIVEWVEAHYYFTKAVLLIKKMFYWKNKKK encoded by the exons atgaaagtattttttttcttgctttttttatgtattttttgcaaaaatataatttctgAAATAAAAGAGTTAAGCTATCAtgaatttcaaaaaatgttaacatcaggaaaaaataatcaaaagaaaaaatatacgttAGATAgtacattaaatattaaaaatttaaaatatcacaaagattatttatatgtaaacacAAAGAACGATTTCGTTCTTTATGTATATGCCAAATGGGATGCTGACTCAAA taATTTGATAACTGTTTTCAGAGAAGTAGCAAGAATATTAACggaaaacgaaataaaattagatttttatatttttaacattgaTAATTCTAAGGATTTGTGTAATTTCTTAAACATTTGTTCTTTGCCCGTAATGCTGTATGTCTCGTcagttcataaaaaaaaatataactccTTACTTTTCAAAGTTCTGAACTCAAATAAGGACGTGAAAATAAGTAACGCCTTCAG ATATAATGGCGACATGTATTGCTACGATTACATAGTGGAATGGGTAGAGGCACATTACTATTTTACAAAAGCCGttttactaataaaaaaaatgttctactggaaaaataaaaaaaaatga
- the PmUG01_08029800 gene encoding conserved Plasmodium protein, unknown function: MSILYLVILYYISSFTQSQKNSNSNILKNHESIKPSKRRIRTHDKHNLSNFIDFSFVSKNEATDKSEQHTEKENKEDKEKKHDKEKHSDDDKNDGKEKHNDKEKEKGSDKVKNSDKEKNDNKKKVNKDNMEEEDDMEEDEEDEEDEDNLKANSKKKEKKKDDETKGNKKKTKGNDDEEENMDEDDEDENEDEEEEEDEEVKKKPKKKENDKKEKENEKNHNDYKKEIKAHNELHEDNDGDYHEVPLKDGNKKDNVNHSQEITNDNHNKNHEAGDKKNQKKDNKEGNTHDAHSSLEEKHIIPNINNNDQKNSVAPNIPNVTQNIIPPLYSNIPKREGIIVPHENTKTNDDILIPNDVKEEFMKLLRKVVYINSKGNLHKEENFHFDGAHTKNPRGNPEQQNNLHSENGVHKNSYFFSRVLDHFKKYIIYYILCFIVFSAFALVMQCSD, encoded by the exons atgaGCATATTGTATCTGGTTATACTGTACTATATTAGTTCCTTTACACAGTCTCAAAAAAATTCGAAC AGTAACATACTTAAAAATCATGAGTCCATAAAACCATCAAAGAGAAGGATACGCACGCATGATAAGCACAATTTAAGCAATTTTATag atttttcatttgtttcaAAAAATGAGGCAACTGATAAATCAGAACAACAcacagaaaaagaaaataaagaagataaggaaaaaaaacatgACAAGGAAAAACATAGTGATGACGATAAAAACGACGGTAAGGAAAAACATAacgataaagaaaaagaaaaaggcaGTGATAAGGTAAAAAACAgtgataaagaaaaaaatgataataaaaaaaaagtcaatAAAGATAACATGGAAGAAGAGGATGATATGgaagaagatgaagaagatgaagaagacgaagataatttaaaagctaattcaaaaaaaaaagaaaagaaaaaggatgATGAaacaaaaggaaataaaaaaaagaccAAAGGGAATGATGATGAAGAGGAGAATATGGACGAAGATGATGAAGACGAGAATGAAGATGAAGAGGAGGAGGAGGATGAagaagtaaagaaaaaaccaaagaaaaaagaaaatgacaagaaggaaaaagaaaatgaaaaaaatcataatgattataaaaaagaaataaaagctCATAATGAACTTCACGAAGATAATGATGGGGATTACCATGAAGTACCCCTTAAAGACGGCAACAAAAAAGATAATGTAAATCATAGCCAAGAAATTACCAATgataatcataataaaaatcatGAAGCAGGtgacaaaaaaaatcaaaaaaaagataataaagaAGGTAATACTCATGATGCTCATAGTTCCCTTGAAGAAAAGCATATCATaccaaatataaataataacgaCCAAAAAAATTCAGTTGCTCCCAATATACCTAATGTaacacaaaatataattccaCCCTTATATAGCAATATACCGAAAAGAGAGGGAATAATCGTTCCTCACGAAAATAC AAAAACAAATGATGATATATTAATCCCTAATGATGTTAAAGAGGAATTCATGAAATTGTTGAGAAAGGTTGTCTATATTAATAGTAAAGGTAATTTacataaagaagaaaattttcattttgatgGAGCTCATACAAAAAACCCTCGTGGAAATCCTGAACAGCAGAATAATTTACATTCTGAGAATGGGGTGCACAagaattcatatttttttagtagaGTACTTgatcattttaaaaaatacataatatactacatattatgttttatcgTTTTTTCTGCTTTTGCATTGGTTATGCAATGTTCAGAT tag